AAGGCCCTGGCAGTCTTCCCGGCACACCGGCTGGAACGGCAGCATGGTTACAACTGCGTCCCGCAACACCGGTTCAAGATCGATCAGATCGTGCTCGACTCGACGTTGCTCTTCATCGTCTTCTTCGTCCGAAAGCAGAACGCCTTCGTAGAAGAAAAGTTCTTGCACATTGACCTCAAGGTCATACGCAAGGGGATCCAGGCATCTGCCGCATTCGCCGGTAACTTTGGCGATTACGTCTCCTGATACCAGAATTCCTTCGTGTACGGCCTCGAGCCTCAGGTCCAGCCCGATATCCGAGCCTTGCTTCACGCCAATGAGTGCCACACCAAGATCGCTTGGTGCAGGTACATGTTCCGTCAGCGTCCGCATGCTCCCCGGACTGCGTCCGAGGTCCTTGACGTCGAACGCCAAGGGCGAACTAGCATCACGTTTAATGAGAACTCCTGTTGAACATATGACCGACGTACTATCCTAGCCTGAAGTCCCGGGCGGACTCAAACCGGGCGGCGGGCACGCAGTTCGAAACTGCAGGCCAGCCTGGGGAATGGGCCGCACAAGCGGCAGGAGGCCGTCGAGTACCGGTCTAGCTTACCCTCTTGGCGCCTGATCCGCAGGGGACGCGCCAGCCAGCAGGCGTTTCAGCACGGATCTGGGCACGTATTCCGACACGCTGCCGCCCAGTGCCGAGACTTCCTTGATGAGAGTGGAAGACAGATGCAGGTAGTGCGCTTCAGCCGGGAGGAAGACAGTCTCCACTCCGCTGAGCTGCCGGTTCATGGTGGCCATCGGCAGTTCGTAGTCAAAATCGGATGATGACCGGAGTCCCTTGACGATCGCCGAAACTCCGCGCTGCCGGCAGTATTCCGCCAGGAGTCCCTCCCCCACCGGTTCAACCACAATGCCGCGCAGGGATGCCAGGGTTTCCCGCGCCATCTCGATCCGCTCCTCGAGGCCGAACCGGTAATTTTTCGAGTAGTTGGTGGACACCGCCACAATCACCTCGTCAAAAAGGCTCGCGGCCCGGGCGATGACCTCCAGATGCCCGTTGTGGATGGGGTCGTAGGAGCCTGGACAAACTGCGCGTCTCATTCTCCGAACTTACCCCATCTTCGGGCCGGGATACCATGACTGGATGAATCCTCAGACGGAACCTTTTACAGTCACGGGCGGCGCTGTGCTGGTCACCGGAGCCGCCATGGGAATGGGCCGGCTCTACGCACTCCGGGCCGCGCGCGAAGGCGCCGCAACCGTGATTCTCTGGGACGTGGACCAGGATGGCCTGGAAAGTGTTGCGGCGGAAGTCAGTGCCTTTGGTGCCAGGGCTGTGGTCCGGCAGGTCAACCTCGCGGACCGCGCGGCCATTGCTTCAGCCGCCGAGGACTGCCGTGCGGAGGGCCCGCTGACGCTCCTGATCAACAATGCCGGAATCGTCCGCGGTGCTTTCTTCTGGGACCACGATCCGCAGCAGGACATCGCGCTGACCATGGACGTCAACGCGCTGGCGCCCATGTACGTTTCTCTGGCTTTCCTGCCGGGCATGATGGCCGACGCCGGCAGGCCCCGGAGGATTCTCAACGTCGCCTCTGCGGCGGGTACGGTGGCCAACCCCCGGATGAGCGTTTATGCGGCGTCCAAGTGGGCCGTCATCGGCTGGAGCGACTCCCTGCGGCTCGAACTCGAGCAGCAGGGCCACACCCACCTCCGGGTCACCACGTTCTGCCCCGGCTACATCTCCACCGGGATGTTCGCCGGCGCCCGCGGGCCGCTGATGACACCGCTGATGACGCCGGACGACGCCGTCGGGCGGGCATGGCGGGCAACCGTTGCGGGTGATCCGCTGCTGATTGCGCCGTGGACCGCCAATCTGGGCAAGTCCCTGCGCGGCATCCTCCCTGTCAGGGCCTGGGATGTTGTGGGCGGCCGGATCTTCAGGATTTACTCGAGTATGGACAAATTCACCGGACGGACCGAAAAGCCCGGGCTCAACGCCAAGGCGGGACAGAAGTGACGGCCGCAGTTGCCGCACCATGGCGGCGGGCGGCCAGAGGGGCCAACCTCCTTGCCCCCGACGGCGTCCTGGGCGTCACCATCTTTGAAGAAATGACCACACTGGCTCTCCAGACGGGCGCCATCAACCTCGGCCAGGGCTTCCCAGACGAGGACGGCCCGGCCGAAATCAAAGCTGCAGCGCAGGCCGCCATCGCCTCGGGCGCCAACCAGTACGCTCCAGGCAAAGGCATCCTGGAACTGCGTGAAGCCATCTCGGCCCATCAGGAGCGGTTCTACGGCCTGACGCCGGATCCGCAGACGGAGATCATCGTCACCACCGGCGCCACCGAGGGCATTGCGGCGGCACTCCTGGCCTTCGTGGGGCCAGGCGACGAGGTGCTGACATTCGAGCCCTTCTACGATTCCTACGGCGCCATCATCGGGCTGTCCGGCGCCACTCACACCACCGCCCCGCTGCTGGCACCGGATTTCCTTCCCGACCTGGCAGCGCTGGAGTCGGCATTCAGCAGCAACACCAAGGCGGTGCTGCTGAACAATCCGCACAACCCCACCGGTGCCGTGTTCCCACGCGAAGTGCTGCAGCGCGTCGTGGAACTGGCCCGGAAATACGATGCCCTGATCATCACCGATGAGGTTTACGAGCACCTCACGTTTGGTGCCAGCCACATTCCGGTGGCCACGCTGCCGGGCGCGGCTGAGCGGACCATCACTATTTCCTCGGCCGGCAAGACGTTTTCCTTCACCGGCTGGAAGATCGGCTGGCTGAGCGGACCGGAGGAGCTCGTGGCGGCAATCCGCACGGTCAAGCAGTTCCTGACTTACAGCTCGGGCACACCGTTCCAGAGCGCGATTGCGGCCGGCCTGGCGCTCCCGGATGGCTTCTACACCGGCATTTCCGCCACCCTGCGGACGAAGCGGGACATCCTCAGCGAGGGCCTCAGGGCAGCAGGTCTTGATGTTTTCACTCCCGAGGGCACGTATTTTGTCAACGTGGACACCTCGCCGCTGGGGATCAGTGACTCGGTGGACCTCGCTCGCAGGCTGCCGGCGCTGGTGGGCGTCGCAGCCATTCCGGTGCCGGTTTTCTGCCACCC
This genomic interval from Micrococcaceae bacterium Sec5.7 contains the following:
- a CDS encoding YceD family protein, whose translation is MAFDVKDLGRSPGSMRTLTEHVPAPSDLGVALIGVKQGSDIGLDLRLEAVHEGILVSGDVIAKVTGECGRCLDPLAYDLEVNVQELFFYEGVLLSDEEDDEEQRRVEHDLIDLEPVLRDAVVTMLPFQPVCREDCQGLCSECGVRLEDEPGHHHEVLDPRWAALADLAKPDRQN
- the coaD gene encoding pantetheine-phosphate adenylyltransferase, whose product is MRRAVCPGSYDPIHNGHLEVIARAASLFDEVIVAVSTNYSKNYRFGLEERIEMARETLASLRGIVVEPVGEGLLAEYCRQRGVSAIVKGLRSSSDFDYELPMATMNRQLSGVETVFLPAEAHYLHLSSTLIKEVSALGGSVSEYVPRSVLKRLLAGASPADQAPRG
- a CDS encoding SDR family NAD(P)-dependent oxidoreductase, with protein sequence MNPQTEPFTVTGGAVLVTGAAMGMGRLYALRAAREGAATVILWDVDQDGLESVAAEVSAFGARAVVRQVNLADRAAIASAAEDCRAEGPLTLLINNAGIVRGAFFWDHDPQQDIALTMDVNALAPMYVSLAFLPGMMADAGRPRRILNVASAAGTVANPRMSVYAASKWAVIGWSDSLRLELEQQGHTHLRVTTFCPGYISTGMFAGARGPLMTPLMTPDDAVGRAWRATVAGDPLLIAPWTANLGKSLRGILPVRAWDVVGGRIFRIYSSMDKFTGRTEKPGLNAKAGQK
- a CDS encoding aminotransferase class I/II-fold pyridoxal phosphate-dependent enzyme, which encodes MTAAVAAPWRRAARGANLLAPDGVLGVTIFEEMTTLALQTGAINLGQGFPDEDGPAEIKAAAQAAIASGANQYAPGKGILELREAISAHQERFYGLTPDPQTEIIVTTGATEGIAAALLAFVGPGDEVLTFEPFYDSYGAIIGLSGATHTTAPLLAPDFLPDLAALESAFSSNTKAVLLNNPHNPTGAVFPREVLQRVVELARKYDALIITDEVYEHLTFGASHIPVATLPGAAERTITISSAGKTFSFTGWKIGWLSGPEELVAAIRTVKQFLTYSSGTPFQSAIAAGLALPDGFYTGISATLRTKRDILSEGLRAAGLDVFTPEGTYFVNVDTSPLGISDSVDLARRLPALVGVAAIPVPVFCHPEGAERTRSLLRFAFCKKTGVLEEAAARLATLRDRL